Proteins encoded by one window of Primulina huaijiensis isolate GDHJ02 chromosome 1, ASM1229523v2, whole genome shotgun sequence:
- the LOC140991003 gene encoding uncharacterized protein, translating to MDGGSVIDDQFSKLHPSFPPKTRIAIVGAGPSGLSAAYALCKLGYSDVTVIEKHQSPGGMCESVEIEGRIYDLGGQVLAANSAPSIFHLAGEVGAETEEMDTHKFALIDYTTGALKEMKLVEDYVSVISLTLKLQDKAKASGRIGVHAVSNIAPDLAPEYLKAQGFQYVPKSVTYGYTASGYGFVEDMPYAYIHEFTRTSMAGKIRRFKGGYTSLWKKLSERLPVKYHCNALVQSVNRDSSGIKVEILTENKEVQVMDFDKMIVSGSFPFNSGNTYRSPSQNKSETTKDHMDFSELEKELFSKVQTVDYYTTVLKIKGLEHIPKGFYYFDKFMEDPASIGNPVAMQRFYGDTNIFLFWSYGNSADIQGTRVAELAIDAAKRIGGEIEEIILQRKFKYFPHVSSEEMKDGFYDKLEFLLQGQQNTYYIGGLMAFELTERNSSYAFELVRKHFSNNNLEQSYPYVKRLLTLKPKHGGLVPKQLDESPGVKFPSLSSLDAYLQYWGTHSVTQSKALYTWINEKGLVVAQRTYKELNSNATEISKKLLISRNPIIKTGDRVLLVYLPGLDFVDAFFGCLRAGVIPVPAIPPDPSQTGGQALLHVSNITKACNAVAILSTVNYHITVKAASARNILLLKGKSKSSPCWPDLPWLHTDSWVKKSKISDPCSHTVELYEPSTHDLCLLQYTSGSTGEAKGVMITHGGLIHNVKMMRRKYKSTSNTVLVSWLPQYHDMGLIGGLFTSMVSGGSAVLFSPLTFIRNPLLWLQTITTYHATHSAGPNFSFELLVRRLEANKTQQFDLSSMVFLMVAAEPIRATTMRKFLEFTQPFGLSQEVMAPGYGLAENCVYVCSAYGEGKEIMVDWQDRVCCGYVNPDADADPGVHIKIVDPETGKEQENFEKEGEVWISSPSAGVGYWGMEELSQKTFRNELNDTGKKYTKTGDLGRIIDGKLFITGRIKDLVIIAGKNIYCSDVEKTVETSCELLRPGCCAAIGVPKDILSSKGISVIEIFDQVGLVVIAEVRDVKSIPNEVIKQIQTCVAEEHGIVVASVVLIKPKTISKTTSGKIKRFECLKRYADGTLDIVGQLTTGEKSQPQIGISAAAPQGKNAHPLTHSSITKTDIRNFLLELLSQMTGISIANISTSESLVSYGVDSIGVVRAAQKLSDFLGVPVGAIDIFTATCINDLANFAENLLKKSHSQSAPELLHSTKMKSKATTTVIEPSLSTKLAIWLMQLVGLAYVTFLILFPAYISISKFTRWMSTSHTQMQLNTLFGYFLPLVCAPLSWMLCIFSTCICIAFLGTPFLQPNYALDPEISIWSAEFVKWWTLYKVQEVSSKVLAVHLRGTVFMNYWFRMLGAKVASSALIDTTDITDPFLVSIGEAAIIAEGALLQSHEVKNGILSLNPIKIGSRSAVGPYACLQKGVVVEDGDEIPALGSRGGNCNGENIRKGEMVQQLASQRPENYAPIFHLFGIYAIGFLSSLSAAISYFIYLWILQKPPTPHHFSFFCLSGAFHWFPYTIVAYTVTFDGVYSSPTIFAISIAMAYTTYGLILSFFTCFLKSCISGHRDMQITPIRKWFLHRIVTACHLRFAKFLSGTEAFCSYLRCMGSKVGKHCSLRAINPVSDPELISLADGVHLGDFSRIIPGYYASNGYISGKINVQDNSVVGSHGLILPGSVLEQDVILGALSVAPMDSVLRTGGVFVGSTNPVMVKNTIHSFDDRIEEMDMKYKKVLGNLAANFAGSTLKVGSRYFHRIGAAGKGFIKFYDQIPNLPDHLIFSRGKDYPIIMRHSNCLSSDDDARLDPRGAAIRILSNDPKEKSPLLDLTLKTGNAFHARTIGDFAAWLVCGAAAREEHVKHAPHIRDAMWGSLRQTESYTVLHYYSNICRLFRFNNGQEMYVKFKLRPFDTRFGEDTGKVEPKGILPPETGAIPRDENDKRPLLFLADDFKRRVNSPERVRYVLQLQIRPVPDDEMAREIALDCTKPWDETEFPHFGVGEITVDQVLTIEESEELEFNPYLRCNEVDVIHASSCNQSASMDHGRSVVYAICQHLRNKKPLPEAWKIFLNQSDVKVDLTGCPMAASLQKKVAKEVTLARPWYVTLWLMSGQPFIQTFLPYFLIGLVIFAPLNCIFYLNKISKIQMQWLLPFFWICSGILAGLLCVVTKWILVGHKKEGEIEPIWSIGIFMDTTWQAIRTLVGEYYMEMTTGSFFFGIWMKLLGSKVAWDRGVYVDSIGAVLNPELVEVQEYGSVEREALLFGHIYEGEGGKVKYGKIVVGQGGFVGSRAVAMPGVTVGTRGSLGALSLAMKGEFIN from the exons ATGGACGGAGGATCGGTGATTGATGACCAATTCTCGAAGCTACACCCGAGCTTTCCTCCAAAGACGAGGATTGCCATAGTTGGAGCTGGACCAAGCGGGCTCTCTGCTGCTTATGCACTCTGTAAACTGGGATACTCTGATGTAACAGTAATAGAGAAACATCAGTCACCAGGTGGCATGTGTGAATCAGTTGAAATCGAAG GAAGAATATATGATCTGGGAGGTCAGGTCCTTGCTGCAAATAGTGCTCCTTCAATCTTCCACTTAGCTGGAGAGGTTGGGGCTGAAACAGAGGAAATGGACACTCATAAATTTGCCCTTATTGATTATACAACCGGAGCTCTCAAAGAAATGAAGTTAGTGGAGGATTACGTATCTGTAATCTCTCTTACTCTGAAACTCCAG GATAAAGCTAAGGCATCTGGTCGAATTGGAGTCCATGCAGTGAGTAACATTGCTCCAGATTTGGCTCCTGAATATCTAAAGGCTCAAGGCTTTCAATACGTTCCCAAGTCAGTAACATACGGATACACTGCATCTGGATACGGATTTGTTGAAGACATGCCTTATGCATACATTCACGAGTTCACTAGGACTTCAATGGCCGGAAAAATCCGGCGGTTCAAGGGAGGTTACACAAGTCTTTGGAAGAAGCTGAGTGAACGCCTGCCCGTAAAATACCACTGCAACGCACTAGTTCAATCGGTTAACCGGGATTCATCTGGCATCAAAGTTGAAATTTTAACTGAAAACAAAGAAGTGCAAGTCATggattttgataaaatgattgtCTCTGGTTCTTTTCCCTTCAACAGTGGAAATACTTACAGATCACCTTCCCAGAATAAATCAG AAACTACCAAAGATCATATGGATTTCAGCGAGCTAGAAAAAGAGTTGTTTAGTAAAGTTCAAACTGTTGACTACTACACCACTGTCTTGAAGATAAAAGGATTGGAGCACATTCCAAAGGGTTTTTATTACTTCGACAAGTTCATGGAAGATCCTGCTTCAATAGGAAACCCTGTAGCGATGCAGAGATTTTATGGGGACACGAATATTTTCCTGTTCTGGTCCTACGGGAACTCGGCAGATATCCAGGGAACCAGGGTGGCGGAGCTAGCTATTGATGCAGCTAAACGAATTGGAGGCGAAATAGAGGAAATAATTTTACAGCGGAAATTCAAGTACTTTCCTCATGTCAGCAGTGAAG AGATGAAGGACGGGTTTTACGATAAGTTAGAGTTTCTACTGCAAGGTCAGCAAAATACTTACTACATTGGCGGGCTCATGGCATTTGAGCTGACAGAGAGGAACTCCAGTTATGCCTTCGAGCTAGTCCGCAAGCATTTCTCGAATAACAATCTGGAACAAAGCTACCCCTACGTAAAG AGATTATTGACACTGAAACCAAAACATGGGGGGCTAGTTCCCAAGCAATTGGATGAGTCGCCTGGTGTCAAGTTTCCATCTCTTTCCTCGCTTGATGCCTACCTGCAATATTGGGGAACTCACAGTGTCACTCAGAGCAAGGCGCTATATACTTGGATCAATGAAAAGGGATTGGTTGTAGCACAGAGAACATATAAAGAACTTAACTCCAATGCTACGGAAATCTCCAAGAAACTGTTGATAAGCCGTAACCCAATCATCAAGACGGGTGATAGGGTTCTCTTGGTCTATCTCCCAGGTCTAGACTTCGTTGACGCCTTCTTCGGGTGTCTGAGAGCAGGAGTCATACCAGTTCCTGCAATTCCTCCTGATCCATCTCAAACGGGCGGACAAGCACTTCTTCATGTTTCTAACATCACAAAAGCATGCAATGCAGTTGCCATTCTATCAACAGTCAATTACCACATCACCGTGAAGGCCGCTTCTGCTCGAAATATTCTATTGCTAAAAGGGAAGAGTAAATCATCTCCATGCTGGCCTGATCTTCCCTGGTTGCATACAGATTCTTGGGtgaaaaaatccaaaatttccGATCCTTGCAGTCATACAGTTGAGCTATACGAACCTTCAACACATGACTTGTGCTTATTGCAATATACATCAGGTTCAACAGGTGAGGCCAAAGGCGTCATGATAACTCATGGTGGGCTAATTCACAATGTAAAGATGATGCGAAGAAAATACAAAAGCACATCAAATACAGTGCTTGTAAGTTGGCTGCCTCAGTATCATGATATGGGACtgatcgggggactttttacaAGTATGGTAAGTGGTGGATCCGCAGTTCTGTTTTCTCCTCTAACATTCATAAGGAATCCTCTCTTGTGGTTGCAAACTATAACCACCTATCATGCTACTCATAGTGCCGGCCCCAATTTCTCCTTCGAACTCCTTGTTCGTAGGTTAGAGGCCAACAAAACACAACAATTTGATTTGTCTTCCATGGTTTTTCTCATGGTTGCTGCTGAACCAATCAGAGCAACAACGATGAgaaaatttcttgaatttacaCAACCTTTTGGATTGTCTCAAGAAGTAATGGCTCCAGGTTATGGATTAGCAGAGAACTGTGTATATGTATGTAGTGCATATGGAGAAGGTAAAGAGATTATGGTCGATTGGCAAGATAGGGTGTGTTGCGGATACGTTAATCCAGATGCTGATGCTGATCCTGGtgttcatattaaaattgttgATCCAGAAACAGGCAAGGaacaagaaaattttgaaaaagaagGGGAGGTCTGGATTAGTAGTCCTAGTGCTGGAGTTGGGTACTGGGGAATGGAGGAGTTGAGCCAAAAGACATTCAGAAATGAGTTGAATGATACTGGAAAAAAATACACAAAGACTGGAGATTTGGGGCGAATTATAGATGGAAAATTATTCATCACAGGTCGAATCAAAGATCTTGTGATAATTGCAGGGAAGAACATATATTGCTCAGATGTTGAGAAAACAGTTGAAACCTCGTGTGAACTTCTACGCCCAGGCTGTTGCGCTGCAATTGGTGTCCCAAAGGATATTCTTTCGTCAAAAGGAATATCAGTCATTGAAATTTTTGATCAAGTTGGATTGGTGGTAATTGCAGAGGTACGCGATGTTAAGTCAATTCCTAATGAAGTTATCAAACAGATTCAGACCTGTGTTGCAGAGGAACATGGGATAGTGGTTGCATCCGTCGTTCTGATCAAACCTAAGACCATTAGCAAGACGACATCAGGAAAAATCAAGCGATTTGAATGTCTTAAAAGGTATGCTGATGGAACTCTGGATATTGTTGGTCAACTAACTACTGGAGAAAAGTCACAGCCCCAGATTGGGATTAGTGCAGCAGCTCCTCAAGGCAAAAATGCTCACCCTTTGACACATTCAAGTATTACCAAGACGGACATAAGAAATTTTTTGTTGGAGCTGCTCTCTCAAATGACTGGAATTTCTATTGCCAACATCTCCACGTCTGAAAGTCTTGTATCATATGGGGTTGATTCCATTGGTGTGGTTCGTGCAGCTCAAAAGCTTTCAGATTTTCTAGGAGTGCCTGTTGGTGCAATTGACATTTTTACAGCCACCTGCATTAATGACTTGGCAAACTTTGCCGAAAATCTTTTAAAGAAGTCCCATTCTCAATCAGCCCCTGAACTGCTGCATTCTACAAAGATGAAGTCAAAAGCAACAACAACAGTTATCGAGCCTTCTTTGTCTACTAAGCTGGCAATTTGGTTGATGCAACTTGTAGGACTTGCATATGTTACCTTCTTGATATTATTTCCTGCATACATATCCATTTCCAAATTTACACGCTGGATGTCCACAAGCCACACACAGATGCAGCTCAATACTCTCTTCGGTTACTTCCTTCCTTTGGTATGCGCTCCTCTTTCTTGGATGCTATGCATTTTCTCCACATGCATCTGCATAGCGTTTCTTGGCACTCCATTTCTGCAGCCAAACTATGCATTAGATCCAGAGATTTCAATCTGGTCAGCTGAATTCGTCAAGTGGTGGACACTGTATAAGGTTCAAGAGGTCTCTTCAAAAGTTCTAGCAGTTCATCTGAGAGGCACCGTGTTCATGAATTACTGGTTTAGGATGCTAGGAGCCAAAGTTGCATCCTCTGCATTAATTGACACCACAGACATCACTGACCCATTTTTAGTTTCAATTGGGGAAGCAGCAATAATTGCAGAAGGCGCGTTGCTTCAGAGTCATGAAGTGAAAAATGGAATATTGAGTTTAAATCCGATCAAAATTGGTTCAAGATCTGCGGTGGGCCCATATGCTTGTCTTCAAAAAGGCGTGGTGGTGGAAGATGGAGATGAAATACCTGCATTGGGTTCTAGAGGAGGAAACTGCAATGGAGAAAATATCAGAAAG GGTGAAATGGTACAACAACTCGCTAGCCAAAGGCCAGAGAATTATGCACCCATCTTTCACTTATTTGGCATCTACGCAATTGGCTTTCTTAGCAGCTTATCAGCTGCCATATCTTATTTCATCTACCTCTGGATACTACAAAAGCCTCCAACACCTCATCACTTTTCATTTTTCTGTTTATCTGGAGCGTTTCACTGGTTTCCTTATACCATTGTCGCTTATACAGTGACATTTGATGGGGTCTACTCAAGCCCAACCATTTTTGCCATCTCCATAGCCATGGCTTACACAACTTATGGCCTCATCCTCAGTTTCTTTACCTGCTTTCTGAAATCATGCATATCAGGACATCGAGATATGCAAATAACACCCATCAGAAAGTGGTTTCTCCACCGGATTGTGACTGCTTGCCACCTAAGATTTGCGAAGTTTCTTTCTGGAACAGAAGCTTTTTGTTCCTACTTGCGCTGTATGGGTTCTAAAGTTGGGAAACATTGTTCACTTAGAGCCATCAATCCTGTGTCAGACCCAGAACTCATTTCACTTGCTGATGGTGTACATTTAGGGGATTTCAGCCGCATTATCCCCGGATATTACGCCTCCAATGGGTACATTTCAGGAAAAATAAACGTACAAGATAATTCAGTTGTAGGGAGTCATGGCCTAATCCTACCCGGTTCTGTCCTTGAGCAAGATGTCATTCTCGGGGCACTTTCAGTGGCTCCAATGGATTCAGTCCTTCGGACAGGTGGTGTTTTTGTTGGTTCTACAAATCCAGTCATGGTCAAGAACACCATTCACTCTTTCGATGATAGGATAGAGGAGATGgacatgaaatataaaaaagtcCTGGGAAATCTTGCAGCAAATTTTGCTGGATCAACCCTCAAAGTAGGTTCAAGATACTTCCACCGGATTGGTGCTGCTGGGAAGGGGTTTATAAAGTTCTACGATCAAATACCAAATCTGCCTGATCATCTAATCTTCTCCAGAGGAAAGGATTACCCCATTATCATGCGCCACAGTAATTGTTTAAGCTCAGACGATGATGCACGACTTGACCCTCGTGGCGCAGCAATAAGAATCCTTTCAAATGATCCAAAAGAAAAGTCACCACTGTTAGATTTGACCCTGAAGACAGGGAATGCATTTCATGCACGAACTATCGGCGACTTTGCCGCGTGGCTTGTCTGTGGAGCAGCAGCACGAGAAGAACATGTGAAGCACGCTCCTCATATTCGAGATGCAATGTGGGGATCCTTAAGGCAAACAGAGTCGTATACCGTGCTTCATTATTATTCAAACATCTGCAGGTTGTTCAGATTCAACAATGGACAAGAAATGTATGTGAAATTCAAGCTGAGGCCCTTTGATACAAGGTTTGGTGAAGACACTGGAAAGGTGGAGCCTAAGGGTATACTTCCACCAGAAACAGGAGCAATCCCAAGAGATGAGAATGACAAGCGTCCTTTACTTTTCCTTGCCGATGACTTCAAAAGGCGTGTAAATTCTCCAGAGAGAGTACGCTATGTTCTTCAATTGCAGATCCGGCCAGTCCCAGATGATGAAATGGCACGTGAGATAGCACTTGACTGCACCAAGCCATGGGATGAAACTGAGTTTCCGCACTTTGGCGTGGGAGAGATTACCGTTGATCAAGTGCTCACCATAGAGGAATCAGAGGAGCTGGAGTTTAACCCTTATCTCAGATGTAATGAAGTGGATGTAATCCATGCTTCGTCATGCAATCAAAGTGCATCAATGGATCATGGACGTTCAGTAGTTTATGCAATATGCCAACATCTGAGAAACAAAAAGCCTCTTCCTGAGGCTTGGAAGATTTTCTTGAATCAGTCTGATGTTAAAGTTGACCTCACAGGCTGTCCAATGGCAGCATCACTGCAAAAAAAGGTTGCCAAAGAAGTGACACTGGCAAGGCCCTGGTATGTGACTTTGTGGCTGATGTCTGGTCAGCCATTTATACAGACTTTTCTCCCTTATTTTCTGATTGGTTTGGTAATCTTTGCTCCACTGAATTGCATATTCTACCTTAATAAGATCAGCAAAATACAAATGCAATGGTTGCTGCCATTCTTCTGGATATGTTCAGGCATCCTAGCAGGACTTCTTTGTGTTGTGACCAAATGGATTCTGGTAGGGCACAAGAAAGAAGGCGAAATCGAGCCAATTTGGAGCATAGGGATATTCATGGATACTACTTGGCAAGCAATAAGGACACTGGTAGGGGAATATTACATGGAAATGACAACTGGATCATTTTTCTTTGGAATATGGATGAAGCTATTAGGTTCAAAAGTTGCCTGGGACAGAGGTGTTTATGTGGACAGTATTGGTGCTGTGTTAAATCCTGAACTGGTTGAAGTTCAGGAATATGGTTCTGTGGAAAGAGAAGCTTTGCTCTTCGGGCACATATACGAGGGTGAAGGGGGTAAAGTCAAGTATGGAAAGATTGTCGTTGGGCAAGGCGGATTTGTGGGAAGCAGAGCCGTGGCCATGCCTGGAGTGACCGTGGGAACAAGAGGTAGCCTGGGAGCTCTATCCCTGGCAATGAAGGGAGAGTTTATCAACTAA
- the LOC140990948 gene encoding linoleate 13S-lipoxygenase 2-1, chloroplastic gives MLRQNLNSSKSCTSRTLMSPAVHSPGLLSFGAAFSVGMKDSIPARKSKRGLSVHRRASTGVKAIFTTPKKTAAPTVKADITVLQTVGGVLSHLGLSRGMDDITDLLGKSLVVELVAANADPTTGEEKATIKSFARRTEIKDNKEYYETGNFDIPEDFGEVGAILIENEHRTEMYLQKIVINGLPIGTVEVTCDSWIHPKFTNPEKRIFFTKPYLPSQTPSGLTRYRDRELTVLRGDGTGERKKGERIYDYDVYNDLGDPDNKPETARPVLGGAKHPYPRRCRTGRPRAKTDPLSESRASTVYVPRDEEFAEVKQATFSAKTFYSVLHALVPSLGATAVDQTQGFPYFTAIDNLFDEGILLPDIPTSGFLRNILPRLVRTFSETRNSVLRFETPELIDRDKFSWFRDSELARQTLAGLNPCCIKLVTEWPLKSALDPETYGPPESGFTKKMVECESKSLLTFDEILKQKRLFVLDYHDVLMPYVNKVREIKGTTLYGSRMLFFLTEHSSLSLLAIELTRPPVDGKPQWKQVFVEPSDATGLWLWRLAKTHAIAHDTGYHQLVSHWLRTHACTEPYIIATNRQLSAMHPIHALLKPHFRYTMEINALAREALINAGGIIENCFFPAKYSIELSSVAYDLLWRFDQEALPADLINRGMAVEDPTQPHGLKLTIKDYPYANDGLLMWDAIKQWVTDYVTHYYKEETAVESDTELQAWWTEIRTVGHGDKKDEPWWPKLKTLGDLIGIITTMIWVVSCHHAAVNFGQYHFGGYFPNRPTIARTPMPVENPSEEEKKKFLERPEQFLLDCFPSQVQATTVMTILDVLSTHSPDEEYLGMEAQSCLAEDKVIKAALEQFRGRLKEIEGIIDARNANTDLYHRAGAGVVPYELLKPSSSAGVTGKGVPNSISI, from the exons ATGTTGAGGCAAAATCTCAACTCATCAAAATCATGCACTTCTCGAACCTTAATGTCTCCGGCCGTTCACAGTCCTGGCCTCCTGTCGTTTGGCGCAGCATTTTCAGTCGGCATGAAGGACTCAATCCCGGCAAGAAAGTCGAAACGAGGACTCAGTGTCCACCGGCGTGCCTCGACAGGAGTAAAAGCCATATTCACGACGCCGAAGAAGACTGCTGCCCCTACAGTTAAAGCAGACATTACCGTGCTGCAAACTGTGGGCGGAGTGCTTTCGCATCTTGGCCTCTCCCGAGGGATGGACGACATAACCGACTTATTGGGCAAAAGCCTAGTCGTTGAGCTGGTGGCTGCAAACGCCGATCCTa CCACAGGAGAAGAAAAGGCAACAATCAAATCATTTGCACGTAGGACAGAAATTAAAGACAACAAAGAATACTACGAGACGGGCAATTTTGACATTCCCGAAGACTTTGGGGAGGTTGGTGCGATTTTAATCGAGAATGAACATCGCACAGAAATGTATTTGCAGAAAATCGTGATTAATGGGTTGCCTATTGGGACGGTGGAGGTCACATGTGACTCCTGGATTCATCCCAAGTTTACTAATCCAGagaagagaattttttttaccaaG CCATACTTGCCCAGTCAAACTCCAAGTGGGCTTACAAGATACCGAGACAGAGAGCTCACAGTTCTGCGAGGCGATGGAACTGGCGAACGCAAGAAGGGTGAAAGAATATATGATTACGATGTCTACAATGACCTCGGTGATCCCGATAACAAACCCGAAACGGCACGCCCGGTTCTTGGCGGCGCAAAGCACCCCTATCCTCGCCGGTGCAGAACTGGTCGACCAAGAGCGAAGACAG ACCCGTTATCCGAGTCAAGGGCCTCCACCGTATACGTGCCTAGAGATGAAGAATTTGCAGAGGTAAAGCAGGCTACGTTCTCAGCGAAAACGTTTTACTCAGTGCTTCATGCGTTGGTTCCATCATTGGGGGCTACCGCTGTAGACCAAACACAGGGATTTCCATACTTCACAGCTATTGACAACCTGTTCGACGAAGGAATTCTGCTGCCAGATATTCCGACATCCGGATTTTTAAGAAACATTTTACCTAGGCTCGTGAGGACTTTCTCTGAAACCAGGAACAGTGTCTTGCGTTTCGAGACCCCTGAATTGATCGACA GAGacaagttttcttggtttagagATTCTGAACTTGCACGTCAAACTCTAGCAGGCTTGAATCCATGCTGCATCAAACTAGTCACG GAATGGCCACTAAAGAGTGCACTTGACCCCGAGACATATGGACCTCCTGAGTCAGGATTTACAAAAAAGATGGTAGAATGTGAAAGCAAAAGCTTGCTAACTTTTGATGAG ATTTTGAAACAGAAGAGGCTTTTTGTTTTAGATTATCACGATGTGCTCATGCCATATGTGAACAAGGTAAGGGAGATAAAAGGGACGACTCTTTATGGATCAAGAATGTTGTTTTTCTTGACAGAGCATAGCTCGTTGTCGCTCTTGGCCATTGAGCTAACTCGGCCACCAGTAGATGGAAAGCCTCAATGGAAACAGGTATTTGTAGAACCTAGTGATGCCACTGGCCTCTGGTTGTGGAGACTTGCCAAAACTCACGCCATTGCTCATGACACTGGTTATCATCAGTTAGTCAGTCACTG GCTTCGAACACATGCCTGCACAGAACCTTACATAATAGCGACAAATAGGCAACTTAGTGCAATGCACCCTATACATGCACTGTTGAAGCCTCATTTTCGATACACAATGGAGATAAATGCTTTGGCTCGTGAAGCCCTTATTAACGCTGGTGGGATCATTGAAAACTGTTTCTTTCCGGCCAAGTACTCTATTGAGTTGTCCTCTGTTGCCTATGACCTGTTATGGCGATTTGACCAGGAGGCATTGCCCGCTGATCTAATCAACAG GGGCATGGCTGTGGAGGACCCAACTCAACCTCATGGTCTGAAACTAACAATTAAAGACTACCCTTATGCCAATGATGGCTTGCTTATGTGGGATGCTATTAAACAGTGGGTCACAGACTATGTAACACACTACTATAAAGAAGAAACCGCTGTTGAATCGGATACCGAGCTCCAAGCATGGTGGACAGAAATTCGAACAGTGGGGCACGGGGATAAGAAAGATGAACCATGGTGGCCGAAGCTAAAAACTTTAGGTGATTTGATCGGTATTATAACTACGATGATATGGGTGGTTTCGTGTCACCATGCTGCTGTAAATTTTGGCCAGTATCACTTTGGTGGATATTTCCCTAACAGGCCCACGATTGCTCGAACACCAATGCCTGTAGAAAACCCGTCagaagaagagaaaaagaaatttttagaGAGACCTGAACAGTTCCTTCTTGATTGCTTCCCATCCCAAGTTCAAGCAACAACTGTCATGACGATTCTTGATGTTTTATCCACTCACTCTCCGGATGAGGAGTATCTTGGAATGGAGGCGCAGTCGTGCCTAGCCGAAGATAAAGTTATAAAAGCTGCATTGGAACAGTTTAGAGGGCGACTGAAGGAGATAGAAGGAATAATCGATGCTAGAAATGCAAATACAGATTTGTACCATAGGGCAGGAGCTGGAGTAGTGCCATATGAACTTCTAAAGCCGTCTTCTAGTGCTGGCGTGACAGGAAAGGGTGTTCCAAATAGCATCTCTATCTAA